A stretch of Gemmatimonadota bacterium DNA encodes these proteins:
- a CDS encoding adenine phosphoribosyltransferase → MDLKEFIREVPDFPKAGILFKDITTLIADADALRATIEQLAHPYRNGAVDLVVGIESRGFIFGTALARELGVGFVPIRKPGKLPSEAISAEYELEYGTDRIEIHTDAIAKGQKVALVDDLLATGGTMAAACQLVSELKGEIVGISFVIELDYLNGREKLGDWPIHTLIHY, encoded by the coding sequence GTGGACTTAAAAGAATTTATTCGCGAGGTGCCGGACTTTCCCAAAGCGGGTATCTTGTTCAAAGATATTACGACTCTGATTGCCGATGCGGACGCTCTTCGCGCGACGATAGAACAACTTGCACACCCCTATCGCAATGGGGCTGTTGATCTCGTTGTGGGGATCGAGTCGCGTGGATTTATTTTTGGGACTGCACTCGCGCGAGAACTCGGCGTGGGCTTTGTACCGATCCGCAAACCCGGCAAGCTGCCATCAGAAGCGATTTCCGCGGAATACGAATTGGAATACGGAACAGATAGGATTGAGATCCACACAGACGCAATCGCCAAAGGACAAAAGGTCGCACTCGTGGATGATTTGCTGGCAACCGGTGGCACAATGGCTGCAGCGTGCCAGCTCGTATCCGAACTCAAAGGGGAAATCGTCGGTATCTCTTTTGTTATTGAATTGGACTATTTAAACGGACGAGAAAAACTTGGGGATTGGCCCATTCACACGCTGATTCATTATTAA
- a CDS encoding acylphosphatase: MGNIKRIRVTIRGRVQGVGYRYFTQREGGRFGLVGWVKNLPNGNVEAEAEGDEAHVDAFLKAIRRGPPASLVLDFQINEIPANHRDIAFDIRFF, encoded by the coding sequence ATGGGCAATATTAAGCGCATTCGCGTGACAATCAGAGGACGGGTTCAGGGCGTTGGGTACCGCTATTTCACACAGCGAGAAGGCGGGCGTTTTGGACTCGTCGGATGGGTAAAAAATTTACCCAATGGTAATGTTGAGGCTGAAGCAGAAGGGGATGAAGCTCACGTTGATGCATTTTTAAAAGCGATAAGACGCGGACCTCCAGCATCTCTCGTCCTGGATTTTCAGATCAATGAGATACCTGCGAACCACAGAGATATTGCGTTTGATATAAGGTTTTTTTAG